In bacterium, a single genomic region encodes these proteins:
- a CDS encoding TadE/TadG family type IV pilus assembly protein, whose translation MIEFLLAGIPLLLLMMAIVQLSLLWAGKSAVDTAAHLAARKFARVAREDFRKAREMAFLEAFQVCRNRPGGSFGSVAMTSLDVTKDGERGANRAKAGEALCVRLTHGVELVVPWIDRILYTLSPGKKIRLGSRYYLMLQSARWVTVE comes from the coding sequence ATGATCGAATTCCTCCTCGCGGGGATCCCGCTCCTCCTCCTGATGATGGCGATCGTCCAACTATCCCTCCTCTGGGCGGGGAAGAGCGCCGTCGATACGGCGGCGCACCTTGCCGCCAGGAAATTCGCACGCGTCGCCCGGGAAGATTTCCGCAAGGCTCGGGAAATGGCCTTTCTCGAGGCGTTCCAGGTGTGCCGGAACCGTCCCGGGGGATCGTTCGGATCGGTCGCCATGACCTCCCTCGACGTCACGAAGGACGGCGAACGGGGGGCCAACCGCGCCAAGGCCGGCGAGGCGCTCTGCGTTCGCCTGACGCACGGCGTCGAACTGGTCGTCCCCTGGATCGACCGGATCCTGTACACCCTTTCTCCGGGAAAGAAGATTCGACTCGGGAGCCGCTACTACCTGATGCTGCAATCCGCCCGCTGGGTAACGGTGGAATGA